Proteins co-encoded in one Papaver somniferum cultivar HN1 chromosome 5, ASM357369v1, whole genome shotgun sequence genomic window:
- the LOC113284045 gene encoding pentatricopeptide repeat-containing protein At1g63330-like isoform X2, whose protein sequence is MNLGHMKMLLQHTRTRMFSSYCYGTSAGNYGYRISQLEQIVRDECKSGKVQKLEDGLRCFDQLILERPLPSDSTFNHVLGSLSKIKCYSDVILLYKKVILVGVKPDLYTFNILINCWCQLDQVNHGFCLLGEIIKRGYQPNVMTFNTLIKGLCIKDEIEPAFELFAKMTHTGIQPTAITCTTLIQGLCRIGKVGHALQLKNNMVKWNCIPNVVSYLVIIDALCKEGLVDKALLLFSEMHRDSNVVPTVAVYNSLINGLCNSGRLNEAKRVFDEMVSRGISADVTTYNCMIDGHCRHAQWEEARRYFDEMLDRGVSPDTVTFNILIDAHCKDGMTEDAWGLFKLMDKLNIKADQITYNSMIDGLCLTGRLQEAVKLFDSMMDRGLQPDVVSCNILIDGYHKNRKLDEAMQLFKKMKQNGLKPEIVTYNILLAGLYRDGRMKTAKSLFSEMQTFRVSPNIITYNTLLDGYFKNGYTEKAIQLFESMEGIGILANVEMYNILIQGLFQAGKLEDARKLFMQIPEKGIVPNVVTYTTMISGLFRSKMLLEAKDLIIEMEEKGCVPNAITYNIIIKGFLVGKETDKALQFVRKMRERKFVPSDSVCSLLVSTLSTNQLKNL, encoded by the coding sequence ATGAATTTGGGGCATATGAAAATGTTGCTGCAGCATACAAGAACAAGAATGTTCTCAAGTTATTGTTATGGTACTTCAGCGGGTAATTATGGTTATAGGATATCACAACTTGAGCAAATTGTGAGGGATGAGTGTAAGTCGGGAAAGGTTCAGAAACTTGAGGATGGATTGAGATGCTTTGATCAATTGATTTTAGAGAGACCATTACCATCTGATTCTACATTTAATCATGTATTGGGATCATTATCGAAGATTAAATGCTATTCAGATGTCATTTTGTTGTATAAAAAGGTGATTTTGGTTGGAGTAAAACCTGATTTGTATACgtttaatattttgattaattgttGGTGTCAATTAGACCAAGTGAATCATGGGTTTTGTTTGCTTGGAGAGATCATAAAGAGAGGTTATCAGCCTAATGTTATGACTTTCAATACACTGATCAAAGGTTTGTGTATCAAGGATgagattgaaccagcatttgaacTGTTCGCTAAAATGACTCACACAGGTATTCAACCTACTGCAATTACGTGTACTACCCTTATACAAGGGCTTTGTAGAATTGGTAAAGTCGGTCATGCTCTTCAGCTTAAAAACAACATGGTGAAATGGAACTGCATCCCAAATGTTGTTTCTTATTTGGTCATCATAGATGCTCTTTGTAAAGAGGGTCTAGTTGATAAAGCTTTGCTTCTCTTCTCCGAAATGCATAGAGATTCAAATGTGGTACCCACTGTAGCTGTTTACAATTCTTTGATCAATGGACTTTGCAATTCAGGCCGGTTGAACGAGGCAAAGAGAGTCTTTGACGAGATGGTTAGTAGAGGAATCTCTGCCGATGTAACTACATATAATTGTATGATTGATGGTCATTGCCGGCATGCTCAATGGGAAGAAGCAAGAAGATATTTTGATGAGATGCTGGATCGGGGGGTTTCACCAGATACAGTAACCTTTAATATATTAATAGATGCACATTGTAAAGATGGGATGACAGAAGATGCTTGGGGGTTATTTAAACTGATGGACAAGTTAAACATAAAAGCTGACCAGATTACTTATAACTCAATGATCGATGGTCTATGTTTGACAGGTCGGCTGCAAGAAGCGGTGAAACTGTTTGACTCCATGATGGATAGAGGCCTTCAACCGGATGTTGTCAGTTGCAATATATTAATTGATGGGTACCACAAGAATCGTAAGTTGGATGAAGCTATGCAACTATTcaagaaaatgaaacaaaatggaTTGAAACCCGAAATAGTTACTTACAATATATTGTTAGCAGGACTATACCGAGACGGAAGAATGAAGACTGCAAAGAGTTTGTTCAGTGAGATGCAAACATTCCGTGTATCTCCAAATATTATCACATACAATACACTGTTGGATGGGTACTTCAAGAATGGATACACTGAGAAAGCAATACAATTATTTGAATCCATGGAGGGTATTGGTATTTTAGCtaatgttgaaatgtacaatatTCTTATTCAAGGGTTGTTCCAGGCTGGCAAGTTGGAGGATGCGAGAAAACTGTTCATGCAAATTCCAGAAAAGGGAATAGTGCCTAATGTAGTGACATATACCACAATGATAAGTGGCCTCTTTCGTAGCAAGATGTTATTGGAGGCTAAAGATTTAATCATCGAAATGGAAGAGAAGGGTTGTGTACCTAATGCTATAACATATAATATCATCATCAAGGGTTTTCTTGTAGGAAAGGAAACTGACAAGGCATTGCAATTTGTTCGCAAGATGCGTGAAAGAAAATTTGTGCCGAGTGATTCTGtttgttcattgttagtcagCACTCTCTCAACAAATCAGCTAAAAAATCTATAG
- the LOC113284045 gene encoding pentatricopeptide repeat-containing protein At1g63330-like isoform X1, protein MNLGHMKMLLQHTRTRMFSSYCYGTSAGNYGYRISQLEQIVRDECKSGKVQKLEDGLRCFDQLILERPLPSDSTFNHVLGSLSKIKCYSDVILLYKKVILVGVKPDLYTFNILINCWCQLDQVNHGFCLLGEIIKRGYQPNVMTFNTLIKGLCIKDEIEPAFELFAKMTHTGIQPTAITCTTLIQGLCRIGKVGHALQLKNNMVKWNCIPNVVSYLVIIDALCKEGLVDKALLLFSEMHRDSNVVPTVAVYNSLINGLCNSGRLNEAKRVFDEMVSRGISADVTTYNCMIDGHCRHAQWEEARRYFDEMLDRGVSPDTVTFNILIDAHCKDGMTEDAWGLFKLMDKLNIKADQITYNSMIDGLCLTGRLQEAVKLFDSMMDRGLQPDVVSCNILIDGYHKNRKLDEAMQLFKKMKQNGLKPEIVTYNILLAGLYRDGRMKTAKSLFSEMQTFRVSPNIITYNTLLDGYFKNGYTEKAIQLFESMEGIGILANVEMYNILIQGLFQAGKLEDARKLFMQIPEKGIVPNVVTYTTMISGLFRSKMLLEAKDLIIEMEEKGCVPNAITYNIIIKGFLVGKETDKALQFVRKMRERKFVPSDSVCSLIFTLPLLLFAIQYHFMGLNFILKAEELMILLKFIRFQIISSGRLLEIFMHQKYGLQQTQFLIHNLLPMGEEGTLCLHLPKWQG, encoded by the exons ATGAATTTGGGGCATATGAAAATGTTGCTGCAGCATACAAGAACAAGAATGTTCTCAAGTTATTGTTATGGTACTTCAGCGGGTAATTATGGTTATAGGATATCACAACTTGAGCAAATTGTGAGGGATGAGTGTAAGTCGGGAAAGGTTCAGAAACTTGAGGATGGATTGAGATGCTTTGATCAATTGATTTTAGAGAGACCATTACCATCTGATTCTACATTTAATCATGTATTGGGATCATTATCGAAGATTAAATGCTATTCAGATGTCATTTTGTTGTATAAAAAGGTGATTTTGGTTGGAGTAAAACCTGATTTGTATACgtttaatattttgattaattgttGGTGTCAATTAGACCAAGTGAATCATGGGTTTTGTTTGCTTGGAGAGATCATAAAGAGAGGTTATCAGCCTAATGTTATGACTTTCAATACACTGATCAAAGGTTTGTGTATCAAGGATgagattgaaccagcatttgaacTGTTCGCTAAAATGACTCACACAGGTATTCAACCTACTGCAATTACGTGTACTACCCTTATACAAGGGCTTTGTAGAATTGGTAAAGTCGGTCATGCTCTTCAGCTTAAAAACAACATGGTGAAATGGAACTGCATCCCAAATGTTGTTTCTTATTTGGTCATCATAGATGCTCTTTGTAAAGAGGGTCTAGTTGATAAAGCTTTGCTTCTCTTCTCCGAAATGCATAGAGATTCAAATGTGGTACCCACTGTAGCTGTTTACAATTCTTTGATCAATGGACTTTGCAATTCAGGCCGGTTGAACGAGGCAAAGAGAGTCTTTGACGAGATGGTTAGTAGAGGAATCTCTGCCGATGTAACTACATATAATTGTATGATTGATGGTCATTGCCGGCATGCTCAATGGGAAGAAGCAAGAAGATATTTTGATGAGATGCTGGATCGGGGGGTTTCACCAGATACAGTAACCTTTAATATATTAATAGATGCACATTGTAAAGATGGGATGACAGAAGATGCTTGGGGGTTATTTAAACTGATGGACAAGTTAAACATAAAAGCTGACCAGATTACTTATAACTCAATGATCGATGGTCTATGTTTGACAGGTCGGCTGCAAGAAGCGGTGAAACTGTTTGACTCCATGATGGATAGAGGCCTTCAACCGGATGTTGTCAGTTGCAATATATTAATTGATGGGTACCACAAGAATCGTAAGTTGGATGAAGCTATGCAACTATTcaagaaaatgaaacaaaatggaTTGAAACCCGAAATAGTTACTTACAATATATTGTTAGCAGGACTATACCGAGACGGAAGAATGAAGACTGCAAAGAGTTTGTTCAGTGAGATGCAAACATTCCGTGTATCTCCAAATATTATCACATACAATACACTGTTGGATGGGTACTTCAAGAATGGATACACTGAGAAAGCAATACAATTATTTGAATCCATGGAGGGTATTGGTATTTTAGCtaatgttgaaatgtacaatatTCTTATTCAAGGGTTGTTCCAGGCTGGCAAGTTGGAGGATGCGAGAAAACTGTTCATGCAAATTCCAGAAAAGGGAATAGTGCCTAATGTAGTGACATATACCACAATGATAAGTGGCCTCTTTCGTAGCAAGATGTTATTGGAGGCTAAAGATTTAATCATCGAAATGGAAGAGAAGGGTTGTGTACCTAATGCTATAACATATAATATCATCATCAAGGGTTTTCTTGTAGGAAAGGAAACTGACAAGGCATTGCAATTTGTTCGCAAGATGCGTGAAAGAAAATTTGTGCCGAGTGATTCTGtttgttcatt GATCTTCACTCTGCCACTGTTGCTATTTGCAATTCAATATCATTTTATGGGCCTAAACTTTATTTTGAAGGCGGAAGAGCTAATGATTCTACTAAAATTCATTAG GTTTCAAATAATATCAtccgggagattgttaga AATTTTCATGCATCAAAAGTATGGGTTGCAGCAGACGCAGTTCCTGATACACAACTTACTGCCAATGGGAGAAGAAGGGACACTATGCTTACACTTGCCGAAATGGCAAGGATAA